The window TGCTTCTCCGTTTTGCAAGCGTTGTTCTTCTGTCTCCCATTATATCATATATCATCGCGCACAAACAGGCAGGTGGCAAAAAGAGCTGCGATGCGTCGGCTTCAACGCCACGCAGTCCCACCGCCGATATGCTCGAACTTCGACATCTTCTCCTGTATAGCAAAAAGGCGTGGACAAGATGCATCCACGCCAACCCCTGAGCTTTCAGGTCATGGTTCCCCATGTCTTGCAGAAGCTGACCGATTCGTCTGCAGCCTTCGGCCCGATTTCCTGAGCTTTCCTGGGAAACCCGTTTTCCCACAGCGGGATCCGTGCCTTCTCCGTCCGCTATTCTTTCAGGCACGCGGCGAAAACGATCTGATTCATCAGCACCGTCGGGTTCGTCGTGTTGATCTCAGCGGCTTGCGCGAAGGCTCGCCACGCTTCTCGGTATTTCTTCTCGCGCACGAGGGCGATGCCGATGTTGCTCTGGGCGTTCGCCGACTGCGGCACGAGGGCGAGCACGCGCTCGAAGTCTCTCATCGCAGCATTGTTCCTGCCCGCCTTGAGGTTCATGACGCCGAGGTTGTACCATGCGTAGGCGAAGTCGGGATGCGCCTTGATAAGCGCTTCGAGGTCGGCCTTCGCACGTTTTTCATCGCCCGCTGCCGTAAAGAAGAGTGCACGATCATAGAGCGCTGCCGCGCTCTTCGGTGAGAGCCGAAGAGCCGCCTCCAAGTCAGCTGCCGCCCTCTCGCTCTCGCCGCGCTTCGCAAAGACGATGGCGCGATAGACGTAAGCGGCGGCATTTTTCTTTTCGGTGAGCTTCTTCTCGGCGAAGGCGAGCGAGGCGTCGCTCGCGTCGGGCGTCGTCGCTTCGCGGCAGAGCAGCAGGATGTCCTGCCCGTAAGAGGTGCCCGGCACGGCCCAGACGCCGTTGAGTCCCGTCCAGTGCTTGATCTTGCCGTAGATGTCGGTGCGGTAGAGGCGCACGAGATCGTAGCGCGGATCGACGAGCGGCGCGTGCGGTCTCTCGGTCGTCGCGTATGCCATGAGGTGCTGAATGTGAGCGCGCACGCCTTCCTGCGGCGTGGCGAAGTACGCGCCCTTGGCCTTGTTGCCCGTCGCGCCGAGACCGCAGTAGTTGTTCTGAGCGGGCAGGACGTCGCCGCCGTAGGCGAAGAATCCCGTCTCCTTCAATGCCTGGCAAAGGGCGATGTCGGCACGCACGCCTTCCGCCCCTGCCTCCTCGTAGTAGAGCCGCACGATCTCCTCGACGGAGCAGGCGAGCTTCGGCTGCGGATTGCGCCGCCGGATGAAAGCCGCCATCTGCGCCTGCGTCGCCTCCGCCGCTCCTAGGATCTCGACGCTCTCGGGCGGCGCCTCCTCCTCCAAGATCGGCTCGGTCAGCGGCTCGGCAATGAAGAAGCGCACCTCTGCCGCCGCCTTCTCGTTGACCTCGGCGGGAAGATCTGCCGCAAAGTGCGGGCGGGCGACGAACACGGGCACGGCAGCGTCCTTCTTCGCGCCCGTGTCCGTCGCCGCCTGTGCGCCTTGCACGGCGAAGGCGGGCGTCCCTTGCGCCGCCTGCGCCACGGACGGCAGGGACGCTCCCGCGCACGCGGCGAGGAGAGCCGCCAAGGCGGCTCTCGCCAGAAGACGCCGCATTTTTCCCGTCATTTTTCCTTCGGGCATAAAGTTCCTCCATCTTCTTTCACGTCGTAAATCTTCCAGCCGTTGCGTCCCGCACGCTTCACATCGTAGAGCGCCGCGTCCGCCGCCATGAAGAGATCGTCGTAGTTCGTGCCGTGCAGGGGCGCGAGCGCTATGCCGATGCTCACGGAGAGCAGCGAGTGGTCGTCGCGCACCTCAAGCTCCTGCGCCGCCGTCATGAGCCGACGCGCGTGGCGCTCGACGGCGACGAGGGTCGTCACGTTCGGCATGAGCACGGTGAATTCGTCGCCGCCGAAGCGCCCGATGTGATCCGACTGGCGGAAGATCGAGCGCACCTCCTGTGCAAAGCGGCGCAGGACGTCGTCGCCCGCCTGATGGCCATAGGTGTCGTTCATCTCCTTGAAGTGGTCGAGATCCATGATAAAAAATGCGTGGAACGCCCCTTCTTTCAAGGTTCCTCCCAGCATCTCCTCGCAGGCGGACTGGATCGCCTTCTTGTTTAAAAGTCCCGTCAAGGGGTCGATTTCCGCCTCCTGCTTGTAGATGTCGCGCGCACGCATCAGCTTCTTCTGCTCCTCGACCGCCTTTTCCAGCTCCTCGTTCTTCGCGAGCAGCACCTCCGACTGGCGTCTCTGCACACGCGAGCGCTCGATGAGGAACACGGCGATGAACACGGAGAGCAGGAAGACGACGGCGAGCGCCACCGTCTGTATCGGATAGCGCGCGACGACGGCGGTCAGCGTCAGACGCCCCGTCATGTGCTCGTTGACGATCTCCTGCACACGGCGCGGGTCCAGCTTCAAGATGCCCTTCGTCAGGACGGACTGCAGGACGCGCGGCTGCTCGCCCGAGATCGCGAGGCTCACGGGGATCTCCGCCGAATGACTCGCGAGCACGACGAGATCCGGGTGCATCGACAGGAGGCTGCTCTGCTGCAGGAAGAGCGAGGGCAGAAGCGCGAAATCGCAGCCGCCCTCCTCAATCATGCGCAGGCAGTCGACAGGCTCATCAACCGGCACGATCTGCCAGTTCGGATGCTGCATGTTCAAATAGGTGCGCATGCCGTGGAACCAGCGCGGCAGCGCGACCCGCGCCGTCCCCGTCGGCAGGTCGCCCGCGCCGCGCCGCACGACGTAGGAAAAATCTTCCGTCGCAAAGGTCGCCGTGAAGAAGAAATCCCGCATCGACGGCAAGTTGTTGTAAACACAGAAGAAGATGTCTGCCTCGCCCTCGCGCAGCATTTTCAGCGCATGTTCGTTGTCCTCGGCGCGCACGAAGCGAAAGCGCAGTCCGAGCGTCTCGCCAAGCGCCTTCAAAAGGCTCGGATAGATGCCCTCGGGCACACCGCTTTCCAAACGGTCACCGAAGAACGGCTCATGTCCGCCGACGTAGACGACGCGCAGGTCGGGCGCGGCCGCCAGGTAGGCGTTTTCCGACGCATTGAAGCGCACGAGCTGGTTCTGCGCCCGATCGAGAAAGGCCTTGCCCAGATACGTCTCGAAGCTCGGATTGACCCTTTCCGTGTAAAGGATCGTGTCGCTGAGGTTCTTCAGCAGACCTTCCCGCTTCTTCGCCGCGATGAACTTCGCGGGCATGAGTGCCACGCGCAGGAGCAGCTTCTCTCCATCCTTCTTACGGCTCGCACTGTCCAAGATGGCGTCGACTTCGCCACGCGCAAGCGCCCCGTGCAGCGCCTCGGCGGTCTGATGCTCG of the Selenomonas sputigena genome contains:
- a CDS encoding tetratricopeptide repeat protein; this translates as MPEGKMTGKMRRLLARAALAALLAACAGASLPSVAQAAQGTPAFAVQGAQAATDTGAKKDAAVPVFVARPHFAADLPAEVNEKAAAEVRFFIAEPLTEPILEEEAPPESVEILGAAEATQAQMAAFIRRRNPQPKLACSVEEIVRLYYEEAGAEGVRADIALCQALKETGFFAYGGDVLPAQNNYCGLGATGNKAKGAYFATPQEGVRAHIQHLMAYATTERPHAPLVDPRYDLVRLYRTDIYGKIKHWTGLNGVWAVPGTSYGQDILLLCREATTPDASDASLAFAEKKLTEKKNAAAYVYRAIVFAKRGESERAAADLEAALRLSPKSAAALYDRALFFTAAGDEKRAKADLEALIKAHPDFAYAWYNLGVMNLKAGRNNAAMRDFERVLALVPQSANAQSNIGIALVREKKYREAWRAFAQAAEINTTNPTVLMNQIVFAACLKE
- a CDS encoding GGDEF domain-containing protein — encoded protein: MNPVMRCGIIFFFVLLMLLAPQRLLHAMDSAPVLRVGCLDVSSFPDGSPERLLFNFAKRYLNEVARSTGWQYEYVEMDEWTAREMLREGRIDMYFPAHEMPGDEGAFSFSVDSAAYSILSLYVREDSSLETNNPAVLANMRIGVLQDGLYSYALTPLVREQGVRVDVVEHQTAEALHGALARGEVDAILDSASRKKDGEKLLLRVALMPAKFIAAKKREGLLKNLSDTILYTERVNPSFETYLGKAFLDRAQNQLVRFNASENAYLAAAPDLRVVYVGGHEPFFGDRLESGVPEGIYPSLLKALGETLGLRFRFVRAEDNEHALKMLREGEADIFFCVYNNLPSMRDFFFTATFATEDFSYVVRRGAGDLPTGTARVALPRWFHGMRTYLNMQHPNWQIVPVDEPVDCLRMIEEGGCDFALLPSLFLQQSSLLSMHPDLVVLASHSAEIPVSLAISGEQPRVLQSVLTKGILKLDPRRVQEIVNEHMTGRLTLTAVVARYPIQTVALAVVFLLSVFIAVFLIERSRVQRRQSEVLLAKNEELEKAVEEQKKLMRARDIYKQEAEIDPLTGLLNKKAIQSACEEMLGGTLKEGAFHAFFIMDLDHFKEMNDTYGHQAGDDVLRRFAQEVRSIFRQSDHIGRFGGDEFTVLMPNVTTLVAVERHARRLMTAAQELEVRDDHSLLSVSIGIALAPLHGTNYDDLFMAADAALYDVKRAGRNGWKIYDVKEDGGTLCPKEK